One genomic segment of Vicinamibacterales bacterium includes these proteins:
- the thiC gene encoding phosphomethylpyrimidine synthase ThiC, whose amino-acid sequence MATRTDYTPLTAADFATAFPNSRKVHVAGSSGVRVPMREIMLSNGETLRVYDASGTQGGDVRAGLPKLREPWIAPRRGGPVVTQLHYARSGAVTPEMEFIAIREGLDPEFVRSEVARGRAIIPANVNHPELEPMIIGRNFAVKINANIGNSAVSSTIEEEVDKLRWATLWGADTVMDLSTGKDIHQTREWILRNSPVPIGTVPIYQALEKAGGRPEDLTWEIYRDTLVEQAEQGVDYFTVHAGVLLRYVPMTARRVTGIVSRGGSIHAKWCLAHHQENFAYTHFREICEIMRAYDVSFSLGDGLRPGSIADANDEAQFAELRTQGELTKIAWEYDVQVMNEGPGHVPMHLIRENMDKQLDWCGEAPFYTLGPLTTDIAPGYDHITSAIGAAMIGWYGTAMLCYVTPKEHLGLPNRDDVKAGVIAYKIAAHAADLAKGHPRAQAWDDALSRARFEFRWEDQFNLALDPVTARAYHDETLPADGAKVAHFCSMCGPKFCSMELTQQIRAGAAGVMDPADAAKGMAEKSAEFRDKGSALYLKQD is encoded by the coding sequence ATGGCTACCCGCACAGACTACACGCCTCTGACCGCGGCCGACTTCGCGACGGCGTTTCCGAACTCCCGCAAGGTCCACGTCGCCGGGTCGAGCGGCGTGCGCGTGCCGATGCGCGAAATCATGCTGAGCAACGGCGAGACGCTGCGCGTCTACGATGCGAGCGGGACGCAGGGCGGCGACGTGCGCGCCGGCCTGCCGAAACTGCGCGAGCCGTGGATTGCACCGCGACGGGGGGGGCCGGTCGTCACACAGCTGCATTACGCGCGGTCGGGCGCGGTCACGCCAGAAATGGAGTTCATCGCGATCCGCGAGGGGCTCGACCCCGAGTTCGTCCGCTCCGAGGTGGCCCGCGGGAGGGCCATCATCCCCGCCAACGTCAACCATCCCGAGCTCGAGCCGATGATCATCGGCCGCAATTTCGCGGTGAAGATCAACGCCAACATCGGCAACTCCGCCGTCAGCTCGACGATCGAGGAGGAAGTGGACAAGCTCCGCTGGGCGACGTTGTGGGGCGCCGACACGGTGATGGATCTGTCGACCGGCAAGGACATCCATCAGACGCGCGAGTGGATCCTGCGCAACTCGCCGGTGCCGATCGGCACCGTGCCGATCTACCAGGCGCTCGAGAAGGCGGGCGGCCGTCCCGAAGATCTGACGTGGGAGATCTACCGCGACACCCTCGTGGAGCAGGCCGAGCAGGGAGTCGACTACTTCACGGTGCACGCCGGCGTCCTGCTGCGCTACGTGCCGATGACCGCGCGCCGCGTCACCGGTATCGTCTCGCGCGGCGGGTCGATCCACGCCAAGTGGTGCCTGGCACACCATCAGGAGAACTTCGCCTACACGCACTTCCGCGAGATCTGCGAGATCATGCGCGCCTACGACGTGTCGTTCTCGCTCGGCGACGGGCTGCGCCCGGGATCGATTGCCGACGCCAACGACGAGGCGCAGTTCGCCGAGCTGCGGACGCAGGGGGAGCTGACGAAGATCGCCTGGGAGTACGACGTGCAGGTGATGAACGAGGGCCCGGGCCACGTACCGATGCACCTCATCCGCGAGAACATGGACAAGCAGCTCGACTGGTGCGGCGAGGCGCCGTTCTACACGCTCGGGCCGCTGACGACCGACATCGCGCCGGGCTACGACCACATCACCTCGGCGATCGGCGCCGCCATGATCGGCTGGTACGGCACGGCGATGCTGTGCTACGTGACGCCGAAAGAGCACCTCGGCCTGCCGAACCGCGATGACGTCAAGGCCGGGGTCATCGCCTACAAGATCGCCGCCCACGCCGCCGACCTGGCCAAGGGGCATCCGCGCGCCCAGGCGTGGGACGACGCGCTGTCGCGGGCGCGATTCGAGTTCCGATGGGAGGATCAGTTCAACCTGGCGCTCGATCCGGTGACCGCGCGCGCGTACCACGACGAGACGCTGCCGGCCGACGGCGCCAAGGTCGCGCACTTCTGCTCGATGTGCGGGCCGAAATTCTGCTCGATGGAGCTGACGCAGCAAATCCGAGCCGGCGCAGCCGGCGTCATGGATCCTGCGGATGCCGCGAAGGGCATGGCCGAGAAGTCCGCGGAGTTCCGCGACAAGGGGTCGGCGCTCTACCTGAAGCAGGACTAG
- a CDS encoding formylglycine-generating enzyme family protein — MARLCLSGLLLTLAAALAQRADPVTGMPFVLVPAGSFLMGSPETEKDREAQERRHRAIVERPFYLGVHEVTQAEWTNVLGTNPSQHAGCSGCPVEQVNYDEVERFIARLNEQSAWPGFRLPTEAEWEYACRAGGNGAYGDSGTIDTGRANINGRGTRPAGSYPPNAWGLFDMSGNVWEWTATNYAPYPGAAAPDSPAYTPDRKVIRGGSWLFAADSARCATRYTHRPEDRGPSLGFRLAHSE; from the coding sequence ATGGCACGATTATGCCTCAGCGGGCTCCTGCTGACGCTGGCAGCGGCGCTCGCGCAACGCGCCGATCCGGTCACCGGGATGCCGTTCGTGCTCGTGCCGGCGGGATCGTTTCTGATGGGGTCGCCGGAGACCGAGAAGGACCGCGAGGCACAGGAACGCCGGCACCGGGCCATCGTCGAGCGGCCGTTCTATCTCGGTGTCCACGAAGTGACGCAGGCGGAGTGGACGAACGTGCTGGGCACCAACCCGTCACAGCACGCCGGCTGCAGCGGCTGTCCCGTTGAGCAGGTGAACTATGACGAGGTCGAGCGCTTCATCGCGCGGCTGAACGAACAGAGCGCGTGGCCCGGGTTCCGGCTGCCGACGGAGGCGGAGTGGGAGTACGCCTGCCGCGCCGGTGGGAACGGTGCCTACGGCGACAGCGGCACGATCGACACAGGCCGCGCGAACATCAACGGCCGCGGTACGCGGCCGGCCGGTTCGTATCCACCGAACGCGTGGGGACTGTTCGACATGTCCGGCAACGTGTGGGAGTGGACCGCGACGAACTACGCGCCCTATCCCGGCGCCGCCGCGCCCGACAGCCCCGCCTACACGCCCGACCGCAAGGTGATCCGCGGCGGCAGCTGGCTCTTCGCCGCCGATTCCGCCCGCTGCGCAACGCGCTACACGCACCGGCCCGAGGACCGGGGGCCGAGCCTCGGCTTCCGCCTGGCGCACAGCGAGTAA
- a CDS encoding isochorismatase family cysteine hydrolase, translating into MPVTTLDPLAALIVIDLQKGIVGLPTVHPAGEIVRRSAQLARTFRGRGLPVVLINVTAAAPGRTDAGPRSFSFSNDWTELVPELDQQPGDILISKQRAGAFIGTELDEILRERGVTQVFLTGVATGTGVEATARSAADHGYNVVVVTDAITDMDPEVHRFCIEKIFPRLAETDTTENVLTLATRAEVSSAQDAEAPG; encoded by the coding sequence ATGCCAGTCACCACACTCGATCCGCTCGCCGCATTGATTGTCATCGACCTTCAGAAAGGCATCGTCGGCCTTCCGACCGTTCACCCTGCCGGCGAGATTGTCCGCCGTTCGGCTCAACTGGCGCGCACCTTCCGCGGGCGCGGCCTGCCGGTCGTACTGATCAACGTGACGGCGGCCGCTCCAGGTCGCACCGACGCCGGTCCGCGCAGCTTCTCTTTCTCCAACGATTGGACAGAGCTTGTTCCGGAACTGGATCAGCAGCCTGGTGACATCCTCATCAGCAAGCAGCGGGCGGGTGCGTTCATCGGGACCGAACTCGACGAGATCCTCCGCGAGCGCGGAGTGACCCAGGTCTTTCTGACCGGCGTTGCGACCGGCACTGGTGTCGAAGCCACGGCGCGCAGCGCCGCTGATCACGGCTACAACGTCGTTGTCGTCACGGATGCAATCACGGATATGGACCCCGAGGTACACCGTTTCTGCATCGAGAAGATCTTTCCCCGGCTTGCCGAAACGGATACCACCGAGAACGTGCTGACGCTCGCGACGCGCGCGGAAGTCAGCAGCGCGCAGGACGCAGAGGCACCCGGCTAG